A part of Crassostrea angulata isolate pt1a10 chromosome 5, ASM2561291v2, whole genome shotgun sequence genomic DNA contains:
- the LOC128185626 gene encoding innexin-11-like: MFHLFVKVLYFINISTNLALLDPFLKEENQTSFGSQVLGNIRENDARFFQTFPAFPREIMCDYEIRYLSNVQRYTVQCVLPFNPYLEQIMAVVWWWLIFLVAATVADGLIYSFGAVLPCFRVWFVKSNLMRVELGNLNQTLTEQNISRFSNNKLGEDVIVFLKHIQDHENGCVVMETVTELWRLCHDGSWQSSPVNVYSPPHPGGAIEMSNPSVPTYGQHGEYQCDPEKNEGQRQQSAPNLYPKYPS, translated from the exons ATGTTTCATTTGTTCGTTAAGGtgctttattttataaatatatcaacaAATTTAGCGCTGTTAGATCCTTTTCTAAAAGAAGAAAACCAGACCAGTTTTGGTTCTCAGGTGCTCGGAAATATACGTGAAAATGATGCACGCTTCTTTCAAACCTTTCCGGCTTTTCCTAGAGAAATAATGTGCGACTATGAGATACGTTATCTGTCCAATGTCCAAAGGTACACAGTACAGTGTGTCCTTCCATTTAATCCGTATCTGGAACAGATCATGGCTGTCGTCTGGTGGTGGTTGATCTTCCTTGTGGCTGCAACTGTAGCCGATGGTCTCATATATTCATTTGGAGCTGTCCTGCCGTGTTTTAGGGTGTG GTTTGTAAAGTCAAATTTGATGCGTGTTGAACTTGGAAATTTGAACCAAACATTGACAGAACAGAACATCAGCAGATTCTCCAACAACAAGTTAGGAGAGGACGTCATCGTATTTCTAAAGCACATTCAAGACCATGAAAACGGATGTGTGGTCATGGAAACCGTTACAGAATTATGGAGGTTATGCCATGACGGCAGCTGGCAATCCTCCCCAGTAAATGTTTACTCCCCTCCACATCCTGGAGGGGCAATCGAGATGTCCAATCCATCAGTCCCTACGTATGGCCAACATGGTGAATATCAGTGTGACCCTGAGAAGAACGAAGGTCAACGTCAGCAATCTGCACCCAATTTGTATCCAAAATACCCGAGCTGA